In Mus caroli chromosome 9, CAROLI_EIJ_v1.1, whole genome shotgun sequence, a single window of DNA contains:
- the Rnf214 gene encoding RING finger protein 214 isoform X2, with protein MAASEVAGLGAGAPSPSESSALCASKSDESLPDGLSPKDSAQKQKNLSPPSVSSQMITKESNRNAHLEHPEQNPGSSVGDTSAAHEEVVGENLVATALCLSGNGSQSDLKDLTNPAGEEGDTSLQESLHPVTRSLKAGCHSKQLASGNCSEEKCPAASVLKEGSRDAGLDLLPVVPPANGVEGVRVDQDDDQDSSSLKLSQNIAVQTDFKTADSEVNTDQDIEKNLDKMMTERTLLKERYQEVLDKQRQVESQLQVQLKQLQQRREEEMKNHQEILKAIQDVTIKREETKKKIEKEKKEFLQKEQDLKAEIEKLCEKGRREVWEMELDRLKNQDGEISRNIMEETERAWKAEILSLESRKELLVLKLEEAEKEAELHLTYLKSTPPTLETVRSKQEWETRLNGVRIMKKNVRDQFNSHIQLVRNGAKLSSLPQIPTPTLPPPPSEADFMLQVFQPSPSLTSRMPFSIGQVTMPMVMPSADPRSLSFPILNPALSQSSQPSPPLSGSHGRNSPGLGSLVSPHGPHMPPAASIPPPPGLGGIKASSETPRPQPVDKLEKILEKLLTRFPQCNKAQMTNILQQIKTARTTMAGLTMEELIQLVAARLAEHERVASSTQAPPTCKLCLMCQKLVQPSELHPMACTHALHKECIKFWAQTNTNDTCPFCPTLK; from the exons ATGGCGGCCTCTGAGGTAGCTGGCCTTGGGGCCGGTGCCCCAAGTCCTTCGGAATCTTCTGCTTTGTGTGCATCCAAGTCTGACGAATCTCTCCCAGATGGCCTAAG CCCCAAAGACTCTGCCCAGAAACAGAAGAACTTGTCTCCGCCGAGTGTAAGTAGCCAAATGATAACCAAGGAGAGTAACAGAAATGCCCATTTGGAACATCCAGAACAGAATCCTGGTTCATCAGTGGGTGATACTTCAGCAGCGCACGAGGAAGTTGTAGGAGAAAACTTGGTAGCCACAGCCCTTTGTCTTTCTGGCAATGGGTCTCAGTCTGATTTGAAGGACTTGACCAACCcagcaggagaggagggggaCACGAGCCTCCAGGAGAGCCTCCATCCAGTCACTCGGTCTCTTAAGGCAGGGTGCCACTCAAAACAACTTGCCTCCGGGAATTGCTCTGAAGAGAAATGCCCAGCAGCCTCCGTCTTAAAGGAAGGTAGCAGGGATGCAGGCTTGGACTTGCTACCTGTAGTACCGCCTGCAAATGGGGTTGAAGGAGTGAGAGTGGATCAGGATGATGATCAGGATAGCTCTTCCTTGAAGCTTTCTCAGAACATTGCTGTGCAG ACTGACTTTAAAACAGCAGATTCGGAAGTAAACACAGACCAAGATATTGAAAAGAATCTG GACAAAATGATGACAGAGAGAACTCTGTTGAAGGAGCGTTACCAAGAAGTCCTGgacaagcagaggcaggtggagagtCAGCTCCAGGTGCAATTAAAGCAGCTTCAGCAAAGgcgagaagaagaaatgaagaatcaCCAG GAGATACTAAAAGCCATTCAGGATGTGACCATAAAGCGAGAAGAAACCAagaagaagatagagaaagaaaagaaggagttCTTGCAGAAGGAGCAGGACCTGAAAGCTGAAATCGAGAAGCTCTGTGAGAAGGGCAGAAG AGAAGTGTGGGAAATGGAACTGGATAGACTCAAGAACCAGGATGGTGAAATCAGCCGGAATATTATGGAAGAGACAGAGCGGGCCTGGAAAGCAGAG ATCCTGTCACTAGAGAGCCGGAAGGAGTTGCTGGTGTTGaaactggaagaagcagaaaaagaagcagaactTCATCTGACTTACCTCAA GTCAACTCCTCCAACCCTAGAGACAGTTCGTTCCAAACAAGAGTGGGAGACAAGACTGAATGGAGTTCGGATAATGAAAAAGAATGTTCGG GACCAGTTTAATAGTCATATCCAGCTAGTGAGGAATGGAGCCAAGCTGAGCAGCCTTCCTCAGATCCCTACCCCAACTTTGCCTCCACCACCCTCAGAG GCAGATTTCATGCTTCAAGTATTTCAGCCCAGTCCCTCTCTGACCTCTCGGATGCCCTTCTCTATCGGGCAGGTCACTATGCCTATGGTTATGCCCAGTGCAGATCCTCGCTCTTTGTCTTTTCCGATCTTGAACCCTGCCCTTTCCCAGTCCAGCCAACCTTCTCCACCTCTTTCCGGCTCACATGGGAGAAATAGCCCTGGCTTGGGTTCCCTGGTCAGCCCTCATGGTCCACACATGCCTCCTGCTGCCTCCATCCCGCCTCCCCCAGGCTTGGGCGGTATTAAGGCTTCTTCTGAAACTCCCCGGCCCCAACCAGTAGACAAACTGGAGAAGATCCTGGAGAAGCTGCTGACTCGGTTCCCACAGTGCAATAA GGCCCAGATGACCAACATTCTTCAGCAAATCAAGACAGCGCGTACCACCATGGCGGGCCTGACCATGGAGGAACTAATCCAACTGGTAGCCGCACGACTGGCCGAGCATGAACGGGTGGCGTCAAGCACTCAG GCTCCACCCACTTGTAAACTGTGTCTGATGTGTCAGAAACTTGTCCAGCCCAGTGAGCTGCACCCGATGGCCTGCACCCACGCGTTGCACAAGGAG TGTATCAAATTCTGGGCCCAGACCAACACAAATGACACTTGTCCCTTTTGCCCAACTCTTAAATGA
- the Rnf214 gene encoding RING finger protein 214 isoform X3: MITKESNRNAHLEHPEQNPGSSVGDTSAAHEEVVGENLVATALCLSGNGSQSDLKDLTNPAGEEGDTSLQESLHPVTRSLKAGCHSKQLASGNCSEEKCPAASVLKEGSRDAGLDLLPVVPPANGVEGVRVDQDDDQDSSSLKLSQNIAVQTDFKTADSEVNTDQDIEKNLDKMMTERTLLKERYQEVLDKQRQVESQLQVQLKQLQQRREEEMKNHQEILKAIQDVTIKREETKKKIEKEKKEFLQKEQDLKAEIEKLCEKGRREVWEMELDRLKNQDGEISRNIMEETERAWKAEILSLESRKELLVLKLEEAEKEAELHLTYLKSTPPTLETVRSKQEWETRLNGVRIMKKNVRDQFNSHIQLVRNGAKLSSLPQIPTPTLPPPPSEADFMLQVFQPSPSLTSRMPFSIGQVTMPMVMPSADPRSLSFPILNPALSQSSQPSPPLSGSHGRNSPGLGSLVSPHGPHMPPAASIPPPPGLGGIKASSETPRPQPVDKLEKILEKLLTRFPQCNKAQMTNILQQIKTARTTMAGLTMEELIQLVAARLAEHERVASSTQPLGRIRALHPAPLAQISPPMFLPSAQVSYPGRSSHAPPTCKLCLMCQKLVQPSELHPMACTHALHKECIKFWAQTNTNDTCPFCPTLK; encoded by the exons ATGATAACCAAGGAGAGTAACAGAAATGCCCATTTGGAACATCCAGAACAGAATCCTGGTTCATCAGTGGGTGATACTTCAGCAGCGCACGAGGAAGTTGTAGGAGAAAACTTGGTAGCCACAGCCCTTTGTCTTTCTGGCAATGGGTCTCAGTCTGATTTGAAGGACTTGACCAACCcagcaggagaggagggggaCACGAGCCTCCAGGAGAGCCTCCATCCAGTCACTCGGTCTCTTAAGGCAGGGTGCCACTCAAAACAACTTGCCTCCGGGAATTGCTCTGAAGAGAAATGCCCAGCAGCCTCCGTCTTAAAGGAAGGTAGCAGGGATGCAGGCTTGGACTTGCTACCTGTAGTACCGCCTGCAAATGGGGTTGAAGGAGTGAGAGTGGATCAGGATGATGATCAGGATAGCTCTTCCTTGAAGCTTTCTCAGAACATTGCTGTGCAG ACTGACTTTAAAACAGCAGATTCGGAAGTAAACACAGACCAAGATATTGAAAAGAATCTG GACAAAATGATGACAGAGAGAACTCTGTTGAAGGAGCGTTACCAAGAAGTCCTGgacaagcagaggcaggtggagagtCAGCTCCAGGTGCAATTAAAGCAGCTTCAGCAAAGgcgagaagaagaaatgaagaatcaCCAG GAGATACTAAAAGCCATTCAGGATGTGACCATAAAGCGAGAAGAAACCAagaagaagatagagaaagaaaagaaggagttCTTGCAGAAGGAGCAGGACCTGAAAGCTGAAATCGAGAAGCTCTGTGAGAAGGGCAGAAG AGAAGTGTGGGAAATGGAACTGGATAGACTCAAGAACCAGGATGGTGAAATCAGCCGGAATATTATGGAAGAGACAGAGCGGGCCTGGAAAGCAGAG ATCCTGTCACTAGAGAGCCGGAAGGAGTTGCTGGTGTTGaaactggaagaagcagaaaaagaagcagaactTCATCTGACTTACCTCAA GTCAACTCCTCCAACCCTAGAGACAGTTCGTTCCAAACAAGAGTGGGAGACAAGACTGAATGGAGTTCGGATAATGAAAAAGAATGTTCGG GACCAGTTTAATAGTCATATCCAGCTAGTGAGGAATGGAGCCAAGCTGAGCAGCCTTCCTCAGATCCCTACCCCAACTTTGCCTCCACCACCCTCAGAG GCAGATTTCATGCTTCAAGTATTTCAGCCCAGTCCCTCTCTGACCTCTCGGATGCCCTTCTCTATCGGGCAGGTCACTATGCCTATGGTTATGCCCAGTGCAGATCCTCGCTCTTTGTCTTTTCCGATCTTGAACCCTGCCCTTTCCCAGTCCAGCCAACCTTCTCCACCTCTTTCCGGCTCACATGGGAGAAATAGCCCTGGCTTGGGTTCCCTGGTCAGCCCTCATGGTCCACACATGCCTCCTGCTGCCTCCATCCCGCCTCCCCCAGGCTTGGGCGGTATTAAGGCTTCTTCTGAAACTCCCCGGCCCCAACCAGTAGACAAACTGGAGAAGATCCTGGAGAAGCTGCTGACTCGGTTCCCACAGTGCAATAA GGCCCAGATGACCAACATTCTTCAGCAAATCAAGACAGCGCGTACCACCATGGCGGGCCTGACCATGGAGGAACTAATCCAACTGGTAGCCGCACGACTGGCCGAGCATGAACGGGTGGCGTCAAGCACTCAG CCACTTGGTCGGATCCGGGCTTTGCACCCTGCTCCTCTGGCCCAAATCAGTCCCCCAATGTTCTTGCCTTCTGCCCAAGTTTCATACCCTGGAAGGTCTTCACAT GCTCCACCCACTTGTAAACTGTGTCTGATGTGTCAGAAACTTGTCCAGCCCAGTGAGCTGCACCCGATGGCCTGCACCCACGCGTTGCACAAGGAG TGTATCAAATTCTGGGCCCAGACCAACACAAATGACACTTGTCCCTTTTGCCCAACTCTTAAATGA
- the Rnf214 gene encoding RING finger protein 214 isoform X5, producing the protein MAASEVAGLGAGAPSPSESSALCASKSDESLPDGLSPKDSAQKQKNLSPPSTDFKTADSEVNTDQDIEKNLDKMMTERTLLKERYQEVLDKQRQVESQLQVQLKQLQQRREEEMKNHQEILKAIQDVTIKREETKKKIEKEKKEFLQKEQDLKAEIEKLCEKGRREVWEMELDRLKNQDGEISRNIMEETERAWKAEILSLESRKELLVLKLEEAEKEAELHLTYLKSTPPTLETVRSKQEWETRLNGVRIMKKNVRDQFNSHIQLVRNGAKLSSLPQIPTPTLPPPPSEADFMLQVFQPSPSLTSRMPFSIGQVTMPMVMPSADPRSLSFPILNPALSQSSQPSPPLSGSHGRNSPGLGSLVSPHGPHMPPAASIPPPPGLGGIKASSETPRPQPVDKLEKILEKLLTRFPQCNKAQMTNILQQIKTARTTMAGLTMEELIQLVAARLAEHERVASSTQPLGRIRALHPAPLAQISPPMFLPSAQVSYPGRSSHAPPTCKLCLMCQKLVQPSELHPMACTHALHKECIKFWAQTNTNDTCPFCPTLK; encoded by the exons ATGGCGGCCTCTGAGGTAGCTGGCCTTGGGGCCGGTGCCCCAAGTCCTTCGGAATCTTCTGCTTTGTGTGCATCCAAGTCTGACGAATCTCTCCCAGATGGCCTAAG CCCCAAAGACTCTGCCCAGAAACAGAAGAACTTGTCTCCGCCGAGT ACTGACTTTAAAACAGCAGATTCGGAAGTAAACACAGACCAAGATATTGAAAAGAATCTG GACAAAATGATGACAGAGAGAACTCTGTTGAAGGAGCGTTACCAAGAAGTCCTGgacaagcagaggcaggtggagagtCAGCTCCAGGTGCAATTAAAGCAGCTTCAGCAAAGgcgagaagaagaaatgaagaatcaCCAG GAGATACTAAAAGCCATTCAGGATGTGACCATAAAGCGAGAAGAAACCAagaagaagatagagaaagaaaagaaggagttCTTGCAGAAGGAGCAGGACCTGAAAGCTGAAATCGAGAAGCTCTGTGAGAAGGGCAGAAG AGAAGTGTGGGAAATGGAACTGGATAGACTCAAGAACCAGGATGGTGAAATCAGCCGGAATATTATGGAAGAGACAGAGCGGGCCTGGAAAGCAGAG ATCCTGTCACTAGAGAGCCGGAAGGAGTTGCTGGTGTTGaaactggaagaagcagaaaaagaagcagaactTCATCTGACTTACCTCAA GTCAACTCCTCCAACCCTAGAGACAGTTCGTTCCAAACAAGAGTGGGAGACAAGACTGAATGGAGTTCGGATAATGAAAAAGAATGTTCGG GACCAGTTTAATAGTCATATCCAGCTAGTGAGGAATGGAGCCAAGCTGAGCAGCCTTCCTCAGATCCCTACCCCAACTTTGCCTCCACCACCCTCAGAG GCAGATTTCATGCTTCAAGTATTTCAGCCCAGTCCCTCTCTGACCTCTCGGATGCCCTTCTCTATCGGGCAGGTCACTATGCCTATGGTTATGCCCAGTGCAGATCCTCGCTCTTTGTCTTTTCCGATCTTGAACCCTGCCCTTTCCCAGTCCAGCCAACCTTCTCCACCTCTTTCCGGCTCACATGGGAGAAATAGCCCTGGCTTGGGTTCCCTGGTCAGCCCTCATGGTCCACACATGCCTCCTGCTGCCTCCATCCCGCCTCCCCCAGGCTTGGGCGGTATTAAGGCTTCTTCTGAAACTCCCCGGCCCCAACCAGTAGACAAACTGGAGAAGATCCTGGAGAAGCTGCTGACTCGGTTCCCACAGTGCAATAA GGCCCAGATGACCAACATTCTTCAGCAAATCAAGACAGCGCGTACCACCATGGCGGGCCTGACCATGGAGGAACTAATCCAACTGGTAGCCGCACGACTGGCCGAGCATGAACGGGTGGCGTCAAGCACTCAG CCACTTGGTCGGATCCGGGCTTTGCACCCTGCTCCTCTGGCCCAAATCAGTCCCCCAATGTTCTTGCCTTCTGCCCAAGTTTCATACCCTGGAAGGTCTTCACAT GCTCCACCCACTTGTAAACTGTGTCTGATGTGTCAGAAACTTGTCCAGCCCAGTGAGCTGCACCCGATGGCCTGCACCCACGCGTTGCACAAGGAG TGTATCAAATTCTGGGCCCAGACCAACACAAATGACACTTGTCCCTTTTGCCCAACTCTTAAATGA
- the Rnf214 gene encoding RING finger protein 214 isoform X6: MAASEVAGLGAGAPSPSESSALCASKSDESLPDGLSPKDSAQKQKNLSPPSTDFKTADSEVNTDQDIEKNLDKMMTERTLLKERYQEVLDKQRQVESQLQVQLKQLQQRREEEMKNHQEILKAIQDVTIKREETKKKIEKEKKEFLQKEQDLKAEIEKLCEKGRREVWEMELDRLKNQDGEISRNIMEETERAWKAEILSLESRKELLVLKLEEAEKEAELHLTYLKSTPPTLETVRSKQEWETRLNGVRIMKKNVRDQFNSHIQLVRNGAKLSSLPQIPTPTLPPPPSEADFMLQVFQPSPSLTSRMPFSIGQVTMPMVMPSADPRSLSFPILNPALSQSSQPSPPLSGSHGRNSPGLGSLVSPHGPHMPPAASIPPPPGLGGIKASSETPRPQPVDKLEKILEKLLTRFPQCNKAQMTNILQQIKTARTTMAGLTMEELIQLVAARLAEHERVASSTQAPPTCKLCLMCQKLVQPSELHPMACTHALHKECIKFWAQTNTNDTCPFCPTLK, translated from the exons ATGGCGGCCTCTGAGGTAGCTGGCCTTGGGGCCGGTGCCCCAAGTCCTTCGGAATCTTCTGCTTTGTGTGCATCCAAGTCTGACGAATCTCTCCCAGATGGCCTAAG CCCCAAAGACTCTGCCCAGAAACAGAAGAACTTGTCTCCGCCGAGT ACTGACTTTAAAACAGCAGATTCGGAAGTAAACACAGACCAAGATATTGAAAAGAATCTG GACAAAATGATGACAGAGAGAACTCTGTTGAAGGAGCGTTACCAAGAAGTCCTGgacaagcagaggcaggtggagagtCAGCTCCAGGTGCAATTAAAGCAGCTTCAGCAAAGgcgagaagaagaaatgaagaatcaCCAG GAGATACTAAAAGCCATTCAGGATGTGACCATAAAGCGAGAAGAAACCAagaagaagatagagaaagaaaagaaggagttCTTGCAGAAGGAGCAGGACCTGAAAGCTGAAATCGAGAAGCTCTGTGAGAAGGGCAGAAG AGAAGTGTGGGAAATGGAACTGGATAGACTCAAGAACCAGGATGGTGAAATCAGCCGGAATATTATGGAAGAGACAGAGCGGGCCTGGAAAGCAGAG ATCCTGTCACTAGAGAGCCGGAAGGAGTTGCTGGTGTTGaaactggaagaagcagaaaaagaagcagaactTCATCTGACTTACCTCAA GTCAACTCCTCCAACCCTAGAGACAGTTCGTTCCAAACAAGAGTGGGAGACAAGACTGAATGGAGTTCGGATAATGAAAAAGAATGTTCGG GACCAGTTTAATAGTCATATCCAGCTAGTGAGGAATGGAGCCAAGCTGAGCAGCCTTCCTCAGATCCCTACCCCAACTTTGCCTCCACCACCCTCAGAG GCAGATTTCATGCTTCAAGTATTTCAGCCCAGTCCCTCTCTGACCTCTCGGATGCCCTTCTCTATCGGGCAGGTCACTATGCCTATGGTTATGCCCAGTGCAGATCCTCGCTCTTTGTCTTTTCCGATCTTGAACCCTGCCCTTTCCCAGTCCAGCCAACCTTCTCCACCTCTTTCCGGCTCACATGGGAGAAATAGCCCTGGCTTGGGTTCCCTGGTCAGCCCTCATGGTCCACACATGCCTCCTGCTGCCTCCATCCCGCCTCCCCCAGGCTTGGGCGGTATTAAGGCTTCTTCTGAAACTCCCCGGCCCCAACCAGTAGACAAACTGGAGAAGATCCTGGAGAAGCTGCTGACTCGGTTCCCACAGTGCAATAA GGCCCAGATGACCAACATTCTTCAGCAAATCAAGACAGCGCGTACCACCATGGCGGGCCTGACCATGGAGGAACTAATCCAACTGGTAGCCGCACGACTGGCCGAGCATGAACGGGTGGCGTCAAGCACTCAG GCTCCACCCACTTGTAAACTGTGTCTGATGTGTCAGAAACTTGTCCAGCCCAGTGAGCTGCACCCGATGGCCTGCACCCACGCGTTGCACAAGGAG TGTATCAAATTCTGGGCCCAGACCAACACAAATGACACTTGTCCCTTTTGCCCAACTCTTAAATGA
- the Rnf214 gene encoding RING finger protein 214 isoform X1, which yields MAASEVAGLGAGAPSPSESSALCASKSDESLPDGLSPKDSAQKQKNLSPPSVSSQMITKESNRNAHLEHPEQNPGSSVGDTSAAHEEVVGENLVATALCLSGNGSQSDLKDLTNPAGEEGDTSLQESLHPVTRSLKAGCHSKQLASGNCSEEKCPAASVLKEGSRDAGLDLLPVVPPANGVEGVRVDQDDDQDSSSLKLSQNIAVQTDFKTADSEVNTDQDIEKNLDKMMTERTLLKERYQEVLDKQRQVESQLQVQLKQLQQRREEEMKNHQEILKAIQDVTIKREETKKKIEKEKKEFLQKEQDLKAEIEKLCEKGRREVWEMELDRLKNQDGEISRNIMEETERAWKAEILSLESRKELLVLKLEEAEKEAELHLTYLKSTPPTLETVRSKQEWETRLNGVRIMKKNVRDQFNSHIQLVRNGAKLSSLPQIPTPTLPPPPSEADFMLQVFQPSPSLTSRMPFSIGQVTMPMVMPSADPRSLSFPILNPALSQSSQPSPPLSGSHGRNSPGLGSLVSPHGPHMPPAASIPPPPGLGGIKASSETPRPQPVDKLEKILEKLLTRFPQCNKAQMTNILQQIKTARTTMAGLTMEELIQLVAARLAEHERVASSTQPLGRIRALHPAPLAQISPPMFLPSAQVSYPGRSSHAPPTCKLCLMCQKLVQPSELHPMACTHALHKECIKFWAQTNTNDTCPFCPTLK from the exons ATGGCGGCCTCTGAGGTAGCTGGCCTTGGGGCCGGTGCCCCAAGTCCTTCGGAATCTTCTGCTTTGTGTGCATCCAAGTCTGACGAATCTCTCCCAGATGGCCTAAG CCCCAAAGACTCTGCCCAGAAACAGAAGAACTTGTCTCCGCCGAGTGTAAGTAGCCAAATGATAACCAAGGAGAGTAACAGAAATGCCCATTTGGAACATCCAGAACAGAATCCTGGTTCATCAGTGGGTGATACTTCAGCAGCGCACGAGGAAGTTGTAGGAGAAAACTTGGTAGCCACAGCCCTTTGTCTTTCTGGCAATGGGTCTCAGTCTGATTTGAAGGACTTGACCAACCcagcaggagaggagggggaCACGAGCCTCCAGGAGAGCCTCCATCCAGTCACTCGGTCTCTTAAGGCAGGGTGCCACTCAAAACAACTTGCCTCCGGGAATTGCTCTGAAGAGAAATGCCCAGCAGCCTCCGTCTTAAAGGAAGGTAGCAGGGATGCAGGCTTGGACTTGCTACCTGTAGTACCGCCTGCAAATGGGGTTGAAGGAGTGAGAGTGGATCAGGATGATGATCAGGATAGCTCTTCCTTGAAGCTTTCTCAGAACATTGCTGTGCAG ACTGACTTTAAAACAGCAGATTCGGAAGTAAACACAGACCAAGATATTGAAAAGAATCTG GACAAAATGATGACAGAGAGAACTCTGTTGAAGGAGCGTTACCAAGAAGTCCTGgacaagcagaggcaggtggagagtCAGCTCCAGGTGCAATTAAAGCAGCTTCAGCAAAGgcgagaagaagaaatgaagaatcaCCAG GAGATACTAAAAGCCATTCAGGATGTGACCATAAAGCGAGAAGAAACCAagaagaagatagagaaagaaaagaaggagttCTTGCAGAAGGAGCAGGACCTGAAAGCTGAAATCGAGAAGCTCTGTGAGAAGGGCAGAAG AGAAGTGTGGGAAATGGAACTGGATAGACTCAAGAACCAGGATGGTGAAATCAGCCGGAATATTATGGAAGAGACAGAGCGGGCCTGGAAAGCAGAG ATCCTGTCACTAGAGAGCCGGAAGGAGTTGCTGGTGTTGaaactggaagaagcagaaaaagaagcagaactTCATCTGACTTACCTCAA GTCAACTCCTCCAACCCTAGAGACAGTTCGTTCCAAACAAGAGTGGGAGACAAGACTGAATGGAGTTCGGATAATGAAAAAGAATGTTCGG GACCAGTTTAATAGTCATATCCAGCTAGTGAGGAATGGAGCCAAGCTGAGCAGCCTTCCTCAGATCCCTACCCCAACTTTGCCTCCACCACCCTCAGAG GCAGATTTCATGCTTCAAGTATTTCAGCCCAGTCCCTCTCTGACCTCTCGGATGCCCTTCTCTATCGGGCAGGTCACTATGCCTATGGTTATGCCCAGTGCAGATCCTCGCTCTTTGTCTTTTCCGATCTTGAACCCTGCCCTTTCCCAGTCCAGCCAACCTTCTCCACCTCTTTCCGGCTCACATGGGAGAAATAGCCCTGGCTTGGGTTCCCTGGTCAGCCCTCATGGTCCACACATGCCTCCTGCTGCCTCCATCCCGCCTCCCCCAGGCTTGGGCGGTATTAAGGCTTCTTCTGAAACTCCCCGGCCCCAACCAGTAGACAAACTGGAGAAGATCCTGGAGAAGCTGCTGACTCGGTTCCCACAGTGCAATAA GGCCCAGATGACCAACATTCTTCAGCAAATCAAGACAGCGCGTACCACCATGGCGGGCCTGACCATGGAGGAACTAATCCAACTGGTAGCCGCACGACTGGCCGAGCATGAACGGGTGGCGTCAAGCACTCAG CCACTTGGTCGGATCCGGGCTTTGCACCCTGCTCCTCTGGCCCAAATCAGTCCCCCAATGTTCTTGCCTTCTGCCCAAGTTTCATACCCTGGAAGGTCTTCACAT GCTCCACCCACTTGTAAACTGTGTCTGATGTGTCAGAAACTTGTCCAGCCCAGTGAGCTGCACCCGATGGCCTGCACCCACGCGTTGCACAAGGAG TGTATCAAATTCTGGGCCCAGACCAACACAAATGACACTTGTCCCTTTTGCCCAACTCTTAAATGA